Within the Echinicola sp. 20G genome, the region TTTGGGTTTTATTTACCTAACAATCGGAGAATTAAGGATCGGGCTTATCTAAATGCTGCAAGAAAAAAGTATTTAAAAGTATTTAGAGAACTTCTAAGTAATGGGTGGATTCCAGATATCATTCATGCGCAAAGTGGGATGGATGCTGGTATCTTTGCCCATGAAATTTCAAAAAAGTTTGATATTCCATTTGTGATCATCGAACATCAAGTTTTTGTTTTCCATTATTATTCGAAATTACGAGCACAGTTAGTACTTGATGCATTTAAGGTAGCAAGGAAAGTTGCCGCGGTAAGTTATGATGAAAGACGTCAAATCTTGATGAATCAACCCGAATGTAACCCTGAGGTGATTTGGAATTTGGTGGATGAAACAAAACTCGAGATTAACTTAAAGAAAAGAAGGAAACCTTTCACCATTATCACTATTTTAAATTCCTTTCCTGTAAAAGGTGCGATAACATTTTTAGAAGCCATAAAAGAAGTGATTAAGCAGGATAAAGATGTAGAATTCATTATGATTGGAAAAGGTGGGGATACAGATTCCAATAGTGCCGGAAATAATGTTTTTATTACTAAGAGTAAGGAACTTGGGATATACGAAATGGGTACTTTTTTACCTTTTGTACAGAGAGATAAAATAGGGGAAATTTTAAATCAGGCCCATGTTTTTGTTTCTCCCTCTATTCAAGAGCCTCATGGAATTGCAGTAAGAGAAGCTATGATGTGCGGATTACCAATAGTAACCACTGCCAATGGTGGAGTGGAAGATAGTATAA harbors:
- a CDS encoding glycosyltransferase, with product MKKVLIIPSWYPTISQPLKGSFFKEQAELLSTSGFDIKVLFGEVKSTSYINIIKTKISRKIEFNDVLQCPEAFGFYLPNNRRIKDRAYLNAARKKYLKVFRELLSNGWIPDIIHAQSGMDAGIFAHEISKKFDIPFVIIEHQVFVFHYYSKLRAQLVLDAFKVARKVAAVSYDERRQILMNQPECNPEVIWNLVDETKLEINLKKRRKPFTIITILNSFPVKGAITFLEAIKEVIKQDKDVEFIMIGKGGDTDSNSAGNNVFITKSKELGIYEMGTFLPFVQRDKIGEILNQAHVFVSPSIQEPHGIAVREAMMCGLPIVTTANGGVEDSINPKTGLVVPVKDSKALAIAILKVKNKEVQFDPEKIRELAVLQCGKRAFIESMRKFYNL